The DNA window TTCAATGTCCCACAGCGGTTTTCCCATGGGACAAAATGGTTAAAATGAAAGATCCTGATTTGGGTGTATTCTCCCGTTTTCTTACTTCATAATTCTGGGATTTCAACACTGAATGTCCTGTTTTCACAGAGGATTTACAGGAGAAACTCAATGTCTTCATCAGTGTGATTCATGAGTCCAAACCAGGTCTCCTGAAGAAGGTGAGATACTCAGAGCCTAAGGGTCTGACTCAAGCTCGTATCTCCGGCTGGGCGGCAGCCTCAGGTGAGGTGGTCGCTATCTTTGACGCCCACATAGAGGTCCATGTTGGATGGTAAGTCAAAGAGCATCACTTGAAATTCCTGATAACACTGTACAGatgtatgcaaatgtttgtttaaattactaagaataaaaaaaaaactgaaattctTTATTTGCTGATTTTATCACGTTGGGAAGAAATAGAAACAAAGTACATTGTCCTGTGCAAATGTTATGGCATTTCAcggtatgttttatttattcccaTGATTTGAAATgataaaatacaaagaaataaaGCAGCAGATTTGCAAAAATATGCCAGATGTTTTTGCTTGTGGTGTTTTTATTGATAATTGAGGTAATAAATCAATTTTTTGTGTTTACTACTTTTAGTCATGTTATAAATGTCCATGcaagttgtttgtttttgtattgtatATTGTCTTGCTTGTTTGATGCATTATAAGGcactaattaaaatgttttcaacAGAAAATTCATAAAAGCTATTGAATTCTGTTTCTTACAGGACTGTAAGTGAGCCCCTTATGTACAATATAATTACTTATGCTGCTTAATTACAGGGCAGAGCCACTTCTTGTCCGTATTAAAAGTGACCGTAAGCTGGTTTTGAGTCCAGTCTTTGACAAGGTGAATTTCCACAACATGAAAGTGAGTCCATATCCTGCTGCAGCTCATGGTTTTGACTGGTCTTTAACGTGTCGGTATGAGTACTTTAGCCAGGAATGGTACAAACTCAATGACCAGTCACTACCTGCCAAGTAAGTGTAGCTCTTTTTATGTTGAAATTGctcttgcatttttttttcagtgagaaTATCCTGTAAAAACATACAAAGCTCATATGTGACACTGATTACTGTTTCTCTTCGAATGTTTGGATGTATTTTGGTTCATAGCTTACCTAAAAATTTAAAACTGTGAAGTCACATGATAAACAGCACTGATCCTAAGTAGCAGTGTCAGTGAATACACAATACATGCTTTATTTAGAATAGCCCATTTGGATGTATATATCAAAGCAATAGTATAATAGATAAAAAGAGTAACAAACTACTTAATGAAACATTAGTAATTGGTTCTGGAGccagcaccgccttcaggacacaatgtttgaaccattggatgcacatggtcttactggtgcaatgtgcaattaatgaagattggccaccaggctgctccaatttagccattaAACCTCCCAGACTACAATGACacgtgtttcagtttcattgtccaacccctgtatgtctgCCCACTTCTGTCACTAGGAGTCCCTCTGTGATGGGCATCCttgtggttgatcgtctgttTTTTGGAGAGATCGGAGCCCTCGATGCAGGAATGAACACATATGGCGGGGAGAATGTGGAGCTTGGCATTAGGGTGGGCTACTGATTGTGTAAATTTATCTGAACATGATTCCTGTAGCAGCAAAGCATTAACTACATAATTTTAAAGTAATCTTATCacttaattcttttttttttttttttttttatgtcttttttaCTAGGACAACCAAACTAAGTTGCAGAGATTGCTGAATAACATGGcatattattaacatttaaaaaatatctacCTTCCTGCAAGCATTAGATTTAACACTAATCTAAATTAAGTGATTTTGTCAGAGGTTACTAAACTGAAACAGCTTGTAAGTAAATCTCCAGGTGGAGGGCTGGTGAATACTGTGTATGACTGTATGAAGTATTTTCTGTTGATTGCAGGTGTGGTCGTGTGGAGGGAGTATTGAGATCATTCCTTGTTCTAAAGTGGCTCACATTGAAAGAGCTCATAAACCGTATGCACGAGACCTAGTTGCATTAATGAAGAGGAATGCCCTCAGGGTGGCAGAAGTCTGGCTGGACGAATACAAGTTTAATGTCAACGCTGCGTGGAACGTCCCACGCGTAAGTTACTGTCACAATAAGTAAGCACgagaaaaataatttgaattaaTCAGCAGATTAAACCTTAAGTTCTGAGTATTCAGAtcttaaatgttttcttttgaaTTTCACAATAGATTAGTTCAGCCTAGAAATTGCATTATTGATCAGTTGGTTGCATTGGTTTtaatcacaatttcaaaaaaggAAACCTTTTCTCGTTAAAGTCAAGCTGTATTGTGTTCCTCTAGGATCATGGTATAGACATTGGAGATGTTTCAGAGAGAAAGCGACTGAAGGAGAAGTTGCAGTGCAAGTCATTTAAGTGGTACATTGATACCGTATATCCACGTCTAAGGTCACAGGATGAGCTGCTTGGATATGGCGTGGTAAGTATGTATTCAAACAACTCATAAACCAGGACAAGAAATGGcataacattatttatttattttttctacatAGGTATAAAGGTACAATGTATTATGTGTAGAGAATGTCAGTTATGCTGCAGTTAGCAATATAATGATTTAAGTTCTACAAATGAATAATTTCCTTTTGTCACATTCAATGAAACAGTTGATCAACAGTCTGAGGACAGACCTATGCATTGATCAAGGAGTCCTTTCAGCCAACACCCCCATTTTATATGCATGTCATCGCATGTTTTCACAGGTCAGGTCTTCACATTATTCTTCTGCAACCTTGCCATTATATTTGGTTTGTTTAGGAAACAGCTTAGTCATGATCTCTTGTTCCGTCTTTACATTGAATCATTACAGACTTGTAACTATAGAAAAACCGGAGAGATCTCTGTTGGGCAAAGCGCAGTTCAAGAAGGTCGCTGTTTAGTGGACCCTGGATCAGGAAGACTCCCATCATTTGATAAGTGTTCAAAGCTCCTTCACAAGTACTGGGACTTCAAACaggtgaataaaataaaaatcctgtGTACAAAATATGCAGTCATGCATTTACTTTCCGCTTTATGCAATGTTCTGACTCCAAAGGTGATTAACGAATTGGAAAATTCCACTAAACTTAAAAGTTATCTGGTTgttcagatgtaaacaaagtcattcagataTTAAACTGTTGTGTTGAAATGTAAAGTAATGGTGGTGGTAGAAGAATGGTAGTGGAACACAATGTCTCCTATGCAAATATAAGCTTTTTTATAACATCCAAAACAACCAGTAAACTGGTGGTGCTTTCctactgcatggaacctacacgactcggcacggctcttttgcttttccactggccaaatctggtacctggaaccGGGTAAGTTTTCGGTCCCAGCTCGCTCCAGGTTCCAACTGTGCCGAGtaagcaaataaaacaaattaaatggtGACGTGGAAACCCTGTAGAGCACTGATTGGTCTATCACcaagaaatgcagagctcattcaaatccaacTCAAACTTGCCGCTTGTAAattctcttaagttacagcagctttcacatttatgtcAAGTCGAGTCGAGTTGAGTCATGTACAGCCGGACCCATGTGGTCTTATTTGGGGCCTGTTTAGCTTTCTTTCAATGTATGTTTCCATCCAGGAACATATTATAATATGCCTAAACCTTGCATTTCATGTAGCTCTTATCATTTCACAACAAACCATTCTAAATAACTTGGTGTGTTTCTTGATGATTCAGATTTGAAATTAccattaatgaaaaaaaaaatctgttcagTGTCAGTTAAACTAGTAACCCTACCTTTGTTTTATGGTTTGATTCTAGGGGCAATCTATAAAAAACAGAGACACAGGACGATGTCTTGAAATTGACATTGGACAAAATGGATACTATCAACTGTACATTCAAAACTGCAGTGGACAGAACTGGACAATTCAGTATGTGATCAAAGACTTCTGAAAAATGCCTCACTTAGTTGCAGAATCCAATAAGAGGTTGACTGGGGTTTTAGTGCTTTGAGGTCTTCCACATGACCTTTCCCCATGTGTGAAGAGTGGTGCAAGCCACCATTCAGGTCTTCAGTCACAATGGTGAATTCTCCAATATGAATTTGTCCCACTTTTGTTGCCATATGGTGGTGGCTTTGTCTTTCAGTGCTCGTGGCAAGGAGCTGTACctaagcacaaacacaaacgtTAGTCTAAGATAGAATTAAAACAATatctaatttatatatttttttaaaatatatccaTATTTTTGTTGCacctgattgaattcagtgccAGCTCCTTTAGTGTCCCTACATTGGCGCTCAGACCTCCAATTCCAACAAAGATTTCATAGAAATCATACGAGAGTCCAGTAGTCCCAAACAAGGTTGGATCATCAGAGCTCACCACCATGGGATGCCCCTCTGACATTAACACTGCAGCTGGGTGATTTCTCAAATCTGAGACCAGCTTCAGCACCTACAACACACAGACGACTGTCAGATCAAAACATATAAGGACTGGTTTCAATTTGAAGGATATACACAAGAAAAACTTAAACTAAAATGATTCACAGTGTCTGTAATTTCTACGCCAGTTATCTTTAGCGTTAAAACCAATACATTACAATTTAAGCCGTCAAACAAGTGTGTTATCTGAATGGGAGATTTTGAAGGCTTTGTTTTGAAAATCTGTTACATAAACAGTGTTTTGTATTCCAGACTTAATGAGGATCTATTCAGGATCTGGTAGGATATACCTGGTTAGAAATAGGGCACACTTCCAGTGGCACTCCTTTCTTTCTGGCAAGCTCTTTCGCTAAGGGATGGTGTGCCATGGCAAAGCCATGCCCGATGCGGGTAGTGTTAAATAGCAGGGCATCCAGAATGTTCCTATCCACGTCTGTGCCATCTAGGTCTACAAGCATcaacaatatttttttcagtgtgaaaaGTTAACTTTAACTCAAACACTCATGTTAACTTTAAAAAGTTGAGTTATTAGATCTGTTTCcctatacaggaggtcctcaagttacgatgttttgtggttacgacacatctcccatttactgtataaagccttgtttcgacttaagtgattttgcgtcgtaaatgtcgtaacgcgaacttcgtgtttggtgtgcgcggcagAAGAATACACAGTTACGCGGTTtgggtgttaggataggataagtgcttacagtatgttatttatgtacagtatgtacatatgttccgacttacaccgaaaatcggtttacgatgcgacgtaggaacggatcaacgtcgcaagtcgaggaccccctgtattagggatatgtaaaataataaccaaaaaggcataaaaaatatctgaaaattAAAGCTATATTACTATAGCCATGTGAAATTATCAAAGTGGTGCAACAATCAAGTAATTTTCATTACATTTGaacattttcttgttttagtCTAATGCTTCAGAAAGATTCTTGAAactgatttttgttttgttttgttttgttttttggggatGTCAgtagttttttaaatatattcgaTAGTATTTGTGGGGACTTACCTGTTTCACCTGCatggaaaaaatagaaaaggTTGGCTTTAACTTCTGTAGGAACTGAAAGGGCCTCTCTGTAATACCAGATGGAATGTCCAGTGTCCTCTCGTCCCACCTAAACCAAAACATACCTTAAACTAAGACAtaaaacttggtgtcataaaTATTGGCACAAAGGTTTGTGTATAAAGgtataaatgtattatgtattactGTAAGTAATCTCACCAGATCAAAGCCTGCAATGATGTCTGGATGTTGTTTTTGCATTTCTATGGTTTCTCTCACAGCCTGTTTCACCTGAGATGAACTGAGCACTCTGTACATGAACAAGAATACATGTAGAAACCAGTTAAGAGTTAAAAAACACTAAATGCTGAGAATGTTTTgtaaaaatcatattttaaatgtcttgaTCTCCCGCTCTTACCTGTGGACTGCTACAATTATCCGAACCCCTATAAAGTCTGGATGCTCCAGCCTGAATAGttctgttatatttttgtatgtcTGGACGGACCATTCCCTGTCATGGATGGTGCCATCAAGTTCATATgtctgaaaacagaaaaataatgcATTTTGATTGCTTTAAGCTGAGCAAGTGTATTCTCAGGCAAGAATACCTCAAAGATTCACATTTACTATATCAGAACATGTGTTTTGAAGATGAGACCTAAAAGGTATTTGTCCCCTGCCCTACATTGCAAACAGTTTAACATGAATCTCTAATTTCAGTTCCTGTGTAAAGTGCCATGTTACGTGGGTATGTTTGAGTAGGAGAACTCTCTGAAATGGTGTCCCACTTTTCTATGCCATCTtcataaatgcattttaaaaggtGTAACAAGTGTGAATATTTACCAACCCTGGACAGGCCAGCTCTCAGCTCCATGTACAAGATGTTATCATCATACAGTTCCTGAAGGCCTTGGTAGACATAATCCTTAAATACAGGGGCGAAAGTGATAAGCCCAGAGATTGCTATGAATATCTGTTCAAACCGCTCCCACACCCAGTCCTGATTAGGAAACACCACCTCTGGCTCCTCGGTGAAGAGTGTGAGGTTCTGCATTAAACTGAGTGCGAAAGAAATGGAAAGGGGTTAATAAACACTAGGCTAGTCTGACCTCAATGGAATGCATTTTCTAAACATCATTTAACCATTTTTAACATAATTTAACTgcatagttatacattttgtgtgaaattcATGTTGATTCTTCAAACAGAAAAAGAGTctaaacaaatataatataCTGGTGCCAGACAGAAACGAAGGAGCATTAAACACAGCCGTGTGACTAAGGAGAAATGGGTGGAAGAGGCTGAAGACATACACAATGTTTTCACTAAACACATCATCAAGCATTTATATTCCAATACAGCAAAAGCTGGTGTTGCTGGTTGAACAAATATGTTACAATGAATGGTCAATAAAGCTTTTGTTCTCTAAATTTCTGGAACTCAAACACAAGTCCATGAGGGATTACAGTTTTGTTAAATCTGTGTGGGCAGGCAACTTCAGTCTTTTGACTGCTGAGATTACTGCATTTGTACACATCACACAAGACTTAAACTGCTtggtttacattcattcattgtctgtaaccgcttacccacATCAGGGTTgcggtccagagtctacccagaatcacttggCGCATAGCAAGAACACAaggcatgtgtttttggactgtgtgatgaaaccggagcactcggaacCAAATCCGCACAGAAacggtctgtgaggattttggtgtgttctccctgtgtctgaatgggtatcctccaagtgctccaatttcctcccgtagtccaaagacacacactgATATGTGGACTGACCGTGCAGAAGTGTCCGAGTGTattgtgccctgtgatggactgtccagtgtgtgttactgccttgcacctagtgattccaagtaggctccagactctgaagaccgcaaccctgaactggataataaatattaatattaatataaattggACAACAATAAAGTTGCGCATTGTATTAATACAATTTGCAACAAAAATAATGCAGACTACCTCTTGTCAAAGGCTGGTATATCAGTAATAGTGGCCCTCAACTGCTCCAGTAGGCTCCAAGAGGAGCAGCCCCAGCGCGGGAAAGGTCTCTGTGCGGAGAACAAGAATTGCACTGACCCTGACCATGTGAAACAGATGTAGCAATGAGGCCGGTATGTCACATTCATCACAAGCCAATCCACGTTCACCAGAGCAGAACTGTGTATATGAAGGACCGCTCCTTAAAAGAGCAGAATAGTTAgactgtgtacagtgtattggTTACATGTAGAACAGATTATGGAGTGTAGACCCACTAATGCAGTGGCTCTAGATGCAGTTCTTGGGAAACTGAGAACACGTATTGACAAACGGCTTAAGACAAAGTTTGGTCAGAATGGATCAAGTAATGGTTTGTTTAAAGGCGACGTTCACGattgtagtaataataataataatactcgAGCTACAAACGAGTTTCAGTGTTAATTCCATGTAAAAACAACAGTCTCCTCAAACACTAATCCATTTTAAAAGGCGTGgtacttctgaatgtaaacaaccagagagaaatgtgtttccccacaatcacagaaaTTCCCTTTAAAGCAGAGGTTCCCAACTCATGGAGTAGCCATGTTTAATGTAATGCCACACCAATGTCCATAAAGGAGTATCTGTCCCCACAAGTCATTTTGACAACACCCCGTGCAGTTCTCTCTACAAGGGTTTTAATCTCATTCAATGAGACAAGATATGTTTACCTGgttataacaataaaaatactcACAATGCTTTATCTGTTTAGCTCTTATTATTGACAGATGGGAATTTCAGTGAACTCTCCGTTTTTAGAATGACTCTGAACACACTTCAATTCAAGTTAGGCCTCACTACTACAGGGTCAGGAACATGTTCTAAAACATTAGTTGCCTTGTTACCTTTAGGCATtttctgcagcattttgaacacaGGACTTTTCTGGATGAGAGGCTTTGCTTTGAAGAAGTGCATAGCAGGAGGAAATTGTGGAGCCATCATCTCCTGCTCTTTCAGCTTGTGCAAGAATGAATCCAGCCTCTCTTCTGCTGCACTGAGCTCCATTCTACCTCCAACTTGCTGTGAGGTCTCCTGCTGTAGCATCAGCTCCCTCTGGCGTGGGTCAGGTGTACTTCCACTCTCTTTTATATAGGCTAAGATCATCATGGTCATTAGAGTGGTTATGCTGCACATTGTATGGAAAAATCTCTTCATGGTCAGTAGGAAGTCTGTTAATGGAATGGTCACAAGGTCTGCTTACAACACATCAATTCATTGTTTCCCCTTCCCAACCCAGCAGGCCTGGAGATTACCACaactcagcaaataaataaGAGGAAAGAGGAGAACTGTTCAGTACTCCACAATGTCTTTTTCAGTCAGaggttggaaaaaaaaaagtacagtaaAACTGTAGGTAAGTGTTTCGTACTTACATTACCACAAGTTTTAAGTAACAAGTAATGCTAAGTGTCAGAAATACATCATTTGGTTGGATGTTTTAATTCTTAAATGAAAACAGATAAATGTAACtacatttaaaggctaagcaccacttaatggacctccataaatatttcacattattgtagttactgacatatacaagtatgaattaaaatgaaaatagcagcttaatttgctttaaaactgacaattttattaaattgacggaaaaacccgagctcgctacggaaattcttcaacgcgaccgtgacgtcactggtggacaacagctgaacaacgccgcggtaaaacaccgttatgactgagtgttatgacagtatctagctaaataaccaacattattcatgacaatagcctagcaataagctaaactcaaatgtagaggtaccgttattcttgtaaatgtgatcgaagtccaactcgaattcatccaacactataaacctccgtaatgcagctacgtagccgagtataatctgagcaccgagtttagcgagtcaagctaacgttaactaacaccaactaaaacaggcgaagtgagtgtccttaccctgtttacctccatgttacagaggctcttgaacacctttcgttggtgtccttacatgcccatattgttggaaaagcgccagtgaaatgagctacagataacggagtgagcggatggtcctttccaaagtgcccgtttaaagtggacaaattgagtccattttct is part of the Hoplias malabaricus isolate fHopMal1 chromosome 4, fHopMal1.hap1, whole genome shotgun sequence genome and encodes:
- the LOC136695075 gene encoding probable polypeptide N-acetylgalactosaminyltransferase 8; its protein translation is MRLGWMRGLALALAATVMFLYVTSVKKEVWANEEHLHQAQKELSVISKEILQRLKEIESHAQVIARHSAVMKREIKAAENLFPNSRLFKMWHPELSEGEQREAEELFQKYGYNVFLSDRIALDRVLPETRDHRCLTKKYPSDLPTISVVLIYLDEALSVIKRAIYSVINRTPAHLLKEIILVDDGSTNEDLQEKLNVFISVIHESKPGLLKKVRYSEPKGLTQARISGWAAASGEVVAIFDAHIEVHVGWAEPLLVRIKSDRKLVLSPVFDKVNFHNMKVSPYPAAAHGFDWSLTCRYEYFSQEWYKLNDQSLPAKSPSVMGILVVDRLFFGEIGALDAGMNTYGGENVELGIRVWSCGGSIEIIPCSKVAHIERAHKPYARDLVALMKRNALRVAEVWLDEYKFNVNAAWNVPRDHGIDIGDVSERKRLKEKLQCKSFKWYIDTVYPRLRSQDELLGYGVLINSLRTDLCIDQGVLSANTPILYACHRMFSQTCNYRKTGEISVGQSAVQEGRCLVDPGSGRLPSFDKCSKLLHKYWDFKQGQSIKNRDTGRCLEIDIGQNGYYQLYIQNCSGQNWTIQYVIKDF
- the ada2b gene encoding adenosine deaminase 2-A isoform X2, producing the protein MKRFFHTMCSITTLMTMMILAYIKESGSTPDPRQRELMLQQETSQQVGGRMELSAAEERLDSFLHKLKEQEMMAPQFPPAMHFFKAKPLIQKSPVFKMLQKMPKGAVLHIHSSALVNVDWLVMNVTYRPHCYICFTWSGSVQFLFSAQRPFPRWGCSSWSLLEQLRATITDIPAFDKSLMQNLTLFTEEPEDYVYQGLQELYDDNILYMELRAGLSRTYELDGTIHDREWSVQTYKNITELFRLEHPDFIGVRIIVAVHRVLSSSQVKQAVRETIEMQKQHPDIIAGFDLVGREDTGHSIWYYREALSVPTEVKANLFYFFHAGETDLDGTDVDRNILDALLFNTTRIGHGFAMAHHPLAKELARKKGVPLEVCPISNQVLKLVSDLRNHPAAVLMSEGHPMVVSSDDPTLFGTTGLSYDFYEIFVGIGGLSANVGTLKELALNSIRYSSLPRALKDKATTIWQQKWDKFILENSPL
- the ada2b gene encoding adenosine deaminase 2-A isoform X1, which produces MKRFFHTMCSITTLMTMMILAYIKESGSTPDPRQRELMLQQETSQQVGGRMELSAAEERLDSFLHKLKEQEMMAPQFPPAMHFFKAKPLIQKSPVFKMLQKMPKGAVLHIHSSALVNVDWLVMNVTYRPHCYICFTWSGSVQFLFSAQRPFPRWGCSSWSLLEQLRATITDIPAFDKSLMQNLTLFTEEPEVVFPNQDWVWERFEQIFIAISGLITFAPVFKDYVYQGLQELYDDNILYMELRAGLSRTYELDGTIHDREWSVQTYKNITELFRLEHPDFIGVRIIVAVHRVLSSSQVKQAVRETIEMQKQHPDIIAGFDLVGREDTGHSIWYYREALSVPTEVKANLFYFFHAGETDLDGTDVDRNILDALLFNTTRIGHGFAMAHHPLAKELARKKGVPLEVCPISNQVLKLVSDLRNHPAAVLMSEGHPMVVSSDDPTLFGTTGLSYDFYEIFVGIGGLSANVGTLKELALNSIRYSSLPRALKDKATTIWQQKWDKFILENSPL